The Primulina huaijiensis isolate GDHJ02 chromosome 6, ASM1229523v2, whole genome shotgun sequence genomic sequence TTAAATACGCAAAAGCACGTcataattctccttttactcatccatcacaccatagtatttatttaattgtgttttgcatgaaaaacaagttgcatcatgttatattttcgtattttcatcatatgtgatttttaaggcttgtgttttcatccaaaaacttgtttattatgtggtttaggggctgccatgactagGGTATGAATTAAGGGTTGTTTTGCACAAGTTTAAGGAACAACGCAGGTTCAGCAGCTTGTGCAAGGAGAaaaggctcggccagggggctttaGGCTGGGCTAGGTCGACTCTTTAGGAtcctaggagggtgcttgaagggctggttcaagggttgGCTCGTTGGTTAGGCGGctaagcaagaaaacaagagCCCTTGTCAAGTGGGTCTTCTCGGCTGTGTTTCTGCAGCTATGTTGTGGCTTCAGTTTTAGGAGCTAGGGTCGAGTCTTATGGGTTATAAGGGTGCAAGAGGGTCCCTAGAGGGGCTGGTTATGAGTTGGTGTAGGGTGGCTTGACGTGGCTCGAGCCAAACACAGAAAACGTGAGGGAGAAGCTCTTGGCAGCAAGATATGCGAGAGGCTGCTGTCTTGTTTAGATAGGTTGCTGCTCGCGTCCAGGGGCTTGGGatggtctgggctgggtctgggcgtggtccaggaaTGGTTAGGGTCAtaaggggtcaagtggttaagggctggaagggtCCTAGACTAGATAGGAGTCTTATTACTCAAGGgagactcacgcacacacacatgcagaacTTGGGTCACAGTTCATGTGAGTTTGAGCGAGCTAGGGCTAGATTctatgggctgggcttggtcagtagggttcttagatgggttggctagggtttggctcgagatggctcgggcgtggctcgagtaaattgggagatggttCGGGTGATTTGAtaatgtgtcaaaaacaaaaattaaaaggctaaaattggaaccatgggtccatggatgtggttcatggctcacaaggataggataaataataaaaatgttatgtttaaaatttgggatcaaaataatgagttttggatgtatccgagatttaatcgccgcacgaaacgttaattaaaaaattaattgaaacgcctagttttaatcttaataaaattatggaaaattatgttaagctcaaataattattaaaagtctaagtttttaatttggtaatttaatattaaagttTAGTTTAATTCGGCATTAACACGCAGTAATATGTtgtatttaaagaataatttaaaagtcttcgatttaagctaaataaaaatatgaaaaaattcatgtaggcttaaataattatttgagacatatTATAGTCAATGAAAGAAaggaaaagtcaaaaacgtgaaattttacgtctagaagTAAAACGATAAAtattggaggaggtgaagtaattgtgactattgaggatataAGGATATTAATGGGGAGATCGTGAGGAAAAagaccccagagagagcccatttacgggagaaggctccagagggagcccattcgtcggagaaggccctagagggagcccgacgatcgtatttcaaTTCGATGAgaataggccaaggctcagttgacgggtgagagtgtcgctgatgtccctacCGCCCATCACTGTTGtcacatgtagatggatccatcgactttttgaggaagaggaaagtcacaattacgatctgaattcaataaaaaagaaaaaatgtatatgctcatgattaaatgatatatgatatgaaatgataaaaaggaaaatgttgaggtttaagttatgcatattcatatgaatatgtttatgatggtatgtaaatgtttatgaaaagtttatgaaaatgtcatgtttaaagttgatgcatcattatgaaattgtttttgtttaaagtttatgcatcatgaaaatgttcatgtttaaagtttatgcatattcatgaaaaggatattttaagtaaaagtttttcactgttgcatgtgagatgtatatgtattacttgttatcaagattatggtgtgtttagtctttagactcactatatgtgattgatgcatgtgattatgataatggaagtcttgatggttgactttgctggactgaagatgcacataacccgaggaccgacgctagtttttcgcactactttatgatttatgattttaagttatgttaaagatattctatgatttttatttatgttttgagagatttttaagaggttatagtatgggctatacctatcaaataatgtttttaggtttggtaaaatgtttgacgattttatgctttaactatttctttttgatttttaaatggtagttgattgtttatttcaaaatgatgttaaggtattttaaagtatatatatgtatatttcttatagtggagattaaggagaaaaaaaatttctagtacgtCTTACGAAAACGAGTATTAGACGTTTCAGTTTCAGTTGACATCAGAgtaaaggtcctgtaaagggttgtgtcaccatcagtgccgggaagctcagtcatgaagcctcaaattgtaagtttacatgctttatatgatttatatcttgttacctgcataattatatgaattatatgtttacgtcacatgtttaatagctctatgaggatatatgatttatatgctttggaatttttatacgttatacgatatgaaataagaaattatttgatttcaacgcatgttagCTTTGTGAtagaattggactatgttgatttttgggttttagtatcgacgttctactttttgggccataagttaatcgtgaatattatgaatgtctttgggacacgtagattttccgagaaaatatttatgattcgtggttactagttgaattaatttttgggaattactcataagtaataatgattcgaatACTGCGATTATCtttggaagtaagaaaatgtataaattgggattataagtttgatgaaaggtaagattggttataggaattgattttgggtaaatatgtttaaatttatcgaaatttatgttatgggaaacccgTAGAAGgtaattaagaatgccaaaaacttatgggttaactgtatgaattttgaaattaaggaccaattaggataatttttgaggaagttaagaatttatttttgcaattattatggaatttggggactagtttaacaataagtgagaattgaatgtgtcaaatgataagaattttcgatgattacacttttaagaatatttggaaccatGGGACATCTTTGTtaaatgttataaggaatgttaattaagggtttttaaggatgaaacaatattaggcttgaaaaatctaagcgttaacGGGtgcgtttgagattttaatgtcgaaatatgataagttgatgaatattttgggtataaaataaggaaagtaatatacgataagtgcgattatccatcttttaatgttgagaattgtaagaaacgttgaaattcgaggttataataataacagcactaagtcattatgggtctttttaagttgcaatTCGCAAATAAgaatttagaaggaaaatttaattgggatcaaggagatgtaaggacattctagaacttaagttttatcagagtagcgtaGCAGATGCGTGgttttttgggatactagagtATTCCTCTGTCACCGATACTCGTTTGCCCCCTCAACATGACATCTCCAGAATCCTGTAAAGAAGAACttgaaccggctatatcatGACAATGTAAATaaaactctttgtacaaagatATTTCAAGGGGTTTATGCAAAAACAAATATCTCTCAATCTCATTTTCTTGGGctatcaatttaattttttcaacaTCTTtattggtctctttttcttttcatcacAGTCaacctctttttcttttctcttttcGGTTTTTCACATTTCTTTTCACTCACTTCATGAAATTCCAATTGATCATCAATAACTTCTTTTAGATTCAATTGAACAAAGGGGACACATTTTTCCTCAACACATGTACGGACCAAAGTATCGCCTTGTCTACTCTCCTCCTCCATAACAGACATATTAGGAACTTTCTCATCGTTTAATGATTCACCTTCCACCGCATATTGTTAAAAAATCTCATCAACAATTGTGGATTATCATCATCCTCAACTTCCTCAATCTTAACTTTAGATTCACGTTATACTACAACTTTGTATTCAAGCTCCACTCGAGAATCCATCATTATCACCACCTCACTTGGACATTGGCTAATACCATGTCCAACTTCTAGACACcaacaacatataatatcacaagtatgagaaattaaatttttagatgTACCTTGATATTCATGCTTGGGAGATTCATGATTTAAATCTCTCATCGGCCTAGCCATGATTCTCTTTGCCATGCTCAACCTCCATGTGAATGCAAAAGATGCCTCATGCAAGTCACATTCATCTCTTCCATCAACTGTCCTATCATAGTGATTAGGAACAATTTGTTTCCTCATCACCCCTTTTCATCTCATCTCACGTAACTATAGGTTTCTCTCCACATCTTATCCTACCCAACACTAATTAATCCCACCACGTAGTACCATAGTCGGTAAACTCGCTACAGGCTCGTTTTATCTTCGTAGTTTCCGAATAATCCTGGACATAAAAAATATACTACATCCTCTTCTACTAATCAAGATACTCATTTGGATTGGCTCTCCCATGGAAAAATGGAGCTGCCATTGTAACACCACTCACTATATTCTTCCCGACTTCCATATCTACTACTCTTATCATACCACCTATCATCATCTCAATTCAGGCGTGATTCTCTATCCCCGTCGAATCTTCTATATCCCCTAGTATCATAAACTTGTTTATACTTCTCATGTAAAGGCTTAAACTTTTTGTCCCATATTCTACCCAACTCTCCAACCAATGTTTGAAATTGTCGATCAACATACATGTGGTACCTGCAAAAAAGTTAgtataaataacaataatacgTATCTCATCCAAATCATCAAAGTCACTCAAAGAAAATTTCACCCACTCTTTTTTTTGTCATCACTACAAATACCTCACATGTTTCTCCAAGGAAGAACAACCGcactcaaatattttcactcaaatttgagaACTCTCAATTAAGGGTGGTACGCTTAGGTTTTGTAGCTTGTTTGTATCAAACTTCACGACACTTGCAATCTGACTCACTTGGGCGGCACAAAAACAAATAACTTTGAAGACTTGAATTGACTCAAACacaaaaagaaagaattttCGATGCTAAGATGCAAACtaaaaaatttgacaaattttttttttgtattgatcggtcttttttttttttttttttacaataacgAGAACAACAATTCacaatttcaataaaaaaaatccccaaaaaaaataaaaaaatcaaacaaatagCGAAAACTTTCAATCCAAGAAGGAAACTTGAATCAACAAGGAAACATTCACTCTAAGATCATGTTCTTGTAGTgcaagttttgaatttttatcatttatctttttttttttggtaaatttctATCTCTttttttatcgaatttttttgACAATACTTGCACGACAAGAAATGATGAAACTTGTGTGACAAGAAACAACGAAGAATGACTCAAGAGTATTCGAGAATCGCAAGATTCACGAACACAAAAgactagaaaaaaaaattcctaatAGAAATCTCGCGACACAAGAAAACGAACACAAACAATAGACGAAGAAAACTCTATAAATAACAGACGAGATAACTTACTTATCTCAAAAACTCGTCATGATTATCAAATGATATGAATCAGAACAAAGCTATGATTCCAAATGATACGAATCTGATTACGCATGAAAGATAAACATGATCTAGACTCAGTTGCGTCCTCAATTAAATGAACAAAAATATTCTAATCAACACCCAATCTTTATCTTTGAAACAAATAGCATGATATTTACCCATAAATGATGTATTTTagttaaaaataacacaaagaAGACAATTGATCACAAGGAAACCCTCGAATAattcgtctttgacaatcctcataaagaacaatcgacaaaccccacaaaatattaaactttgataaatttgattttaaggaaTACACAAAGATGTAAACAAAGCCAAATATATtggagagaaaatatttttaaaatatacgaTCAAAGTTCTTAATTTCGAGCTtaacaagatatatatataagaaaataccaATAGAACAAACAAAACTATGGAAAACCCTAATGCAACCTAAAATCCGCATCACGACTTGCCATGGAGCGTAGAAAATGCGCTgctatatgcatgattttgtcCTAAAATCCGTGTCGCAGCTGCGCGTTCGTGCTGTGCAGGTGTGCTCCGACTGTTGTCTCCTAGGTTATTTTGCACTCGAATGCTTGGTAGCTCAACACGATTCCTCTAAGTGTTTCCTTCAACTTCTTTAATAGCTTCATCTTCAATCACCATTAAGCTTTTACGTTCAAGACAACAAAACTTCTTGAAATTCCTTCAAAATATTAGAACGTAATACCCAGTGAGATTCATATCAGAATCAATCAGCCATGTATTTTATCATTTCTACACAAGAAATCTGAATGATGTCATGAATCAATAGCACTAACAGTCTATACATCTCTATCAACTTCAGCTTGTTGGGAGCAACCTCGATGAGGAACCTTGCTAGATTCAAGGTGGTGAGATAGAAGAACATCTTCTGTTGCCACATTTTGAAATTCCAGTCGTCGAATTTCTCCGGCTTATCAACATGGTTCATAGGCATCGTAGCAACATAAGCATTGACCTTGATAACTGAGGGAGTGACCTTTGGAACATTCGAGTCATTCAAATCAGTAAGCATAGCTGAAACAAATCACATAATGAGTATATCGAGTTTATTTGTTATTGTGAGCCAAAAAATGTAACCAATACTAAATATAAGAAATGAATATGGTTATTTGCAAACCTAAAATTTACAACTTGATTATAATATAAAACCAGTTTTAGACACAATAGGTCTAATGTCGAattcaaacaaaataaatcgataataaattaacaaagttTCTCATTGAATTGATGAACCTCACACTCTAAAGAGAGCTTGTCTGTCAAACCTGATGCACCTATATATAAACAAACTAAAAAACTACCAGACAAATATACTGCGACATATAGTAGAATAACATTAGAAATATAATACAACAAAACTAATTTGTATGAGAAAAATAATGAAACAAACAAACCGATGTCTGTAACAaagtacagtttccttaaaacaagTTATTATCTCCATGAGGTGTCTGAGGATCAATAAAAACATATGTTTTCTAGGATATAACAGTTGAACCAGTAGTGAATTAAGCGTCAATTCACTACTTCTCAAATTGTACATATATTTTATCATCAAAACTACATGTTTTATGTGTACATGTATGTATAGGTAGATATAAATGCTATTATATGCTAAAAAATAACGTACATTTGGCTTGATTAACACAAACATTCCACACGTGAGAATTTTGATAAACTACACTTTTGACTGCACCGAATCCCAATTTGGTCAGGTCAGAAGAAGGGGAAGAGCTGGAGCCTTTACAGGAGACGCAGCCCTTGAAGCCCGGCGGAGGAAACGGCCAAATCCGATATCGATCTCCATCGGCTGCCGAGCTTTTGGATGCGcacattgatcagattcagaTGGAGAAGATGACCAAGCGCAACCGGCAGCAGCAGGACTCTTTCTCCGACAAGATCCAGAGGTGGCGTGGCGTCATCTTGTTGCTCTTGGTCCCTCTCATCCTCATCTCTTTCGTGCTCTTTGTCGGTCCCTCCAGGCCTGCTTCTGATTCCATTGATTTCTATTCCCGCAAATTCTCTCCCGATTTCTTAGCCAATAAATATGCGGTTATTTTCGATGCCGGGAGTTCTGGTAGTAGGGTTCACGTTTTTTGTTTCAATCAGCAGCTGGATCTCGTGCCCATGGGGAAAGAGCTTGAGCTTTTTCGATCGGTATGTGCAATTCCTTGCATTTTTCTATTTGTCTTTGACTTCAACGAGACATTAATTTTCTACTACAAATTGGTGGATTTGATGGATGATGTTATTGATCGTTATCACTCTTGATCTAATTCATTTTCCACCTTGTGTTTTTATACGTTTGCGATCTGTAATGTTTACCTGTCTAGATTGACTTTAATCTTGTAGATCAAACCAGGTCTGAGTCATTATGCAAGCGATCCCACGGCTGCGGCTGATTCTCTCTCGTCACTTCTTGAAGAAGCTGAAGCGGCAGTTCCACAAGAGTTGCGACGCAACACTCCTGTTAGAGTTGGGGtaggaaaatttgaaaaaatgtggCCGAATTATATTGACATTGTTTAGTTTCTTTCACCTTTACACTGATTTGTTCTGCTGATGTAATGATGTTTACCTAGGCCACTGCTGGTCTGAGACAATTGGAAGGCGATGCATCCGACCGGATTTTGCAAGCGGTGACTTCTTAAATCAAATCatacttaataaaattatattttcttgtttctttcTGGAAGTTTTAGTGGAGTCACACTCCTGAATTCTTTGCAAAGGTAAGGGACTTTTTAAAGAACAAAGGCTCCCTAAAGTCCAAGTCTGATTGGGTCACAGTTTTGGATGGAAATCAGGAAGGTGCCTATCAATGGGTATGTTGAACCATAACTTTTTTGTATCTTTATTTGTCGAGGATGTTTTAATCAGTGTTTAACAGTGTAGAATATCTTATTCAAGTGATATTTTTGTTGGCAGAACTTGGTAAAGATAAAATCAATCTGTAATTGTTGACATTATCCATCAAGTAATTGAAACCTATTTTGCAGTCAGGATGgtgtttaagtttttttttatcgtaTGCTACCGTGGTACCTCTAGGGTACAAAGATAGCGTGTTAAAAAGTTTAAAGTTCTAAAAGAATTGATTCTCAGTTATtaatttcatgttttaaaaataaaatcacattttctttaatttttgccTATCTAAATTTAATTGGTAAAAAAGCTTGAATTGTTGCTTTGAAGTgtaaaagaattttatttaattttttttcgttGTCATGTATTTATATAAGAATCGACTACTTTTACCANTATATTAAATAGGTTTGTAAGAGTGCTATGTGTATTTTTGGGGCAGGGGTGGTGTCAATGCAATTTTACCAGCATCAGTTGAAGTTTAATGAGAATTAAGCTATATCTTTAATTTGTTTGAAGAAAGTATATGGGTTTAAATGAATGGGTATGGATAGATGCCTTGGTTTAGAAACGATATTCAAAGGTATACCTGTTATATTTCTTTTAGGCCAAGGTCTAGAATAGCCATATTAACCAAAGCCCCATCAGTTGTTCTGAATGTAGTCCAACTGGGGCTCAAAAACAGAGTTTGCTCCAAGTATTTCAGATAATTAGCATAGAGTAGCATAGTTGAAAATAGAAGtagaataattatattatttgtgtCTGTGATAGTTTTGTATGACAACTTGTATAATATGAATTTAATTTACTTTATCATCAACTCACCAGAGACTCTCTTGGGCTTATCCTGATATCTGCATTTACTTGCAGGTGACTATTAATTATTTGCTTGGAAATTTGGGCAAAAAATACTCTAGTACTGTTGGTGTAGTGGATCTTGGGGGTGGTTCTGTGCAAATGGCATATGCCATCTCAGAGGAAGATGCTGCAAAAGCTCCAAGAATAACAGGTGGAGAAGACTCTTATGTGCAGGAAATGTATCTCAATGGAAGAAAATATCACCTTTATGTTCACAGGTCTCTTGTAACAAGGGGATTATTACCTTTGAGTTTTTGTTTCTTAATTGACTTTTGGATCTTTGATGGTTGTGTGTTTGTTTGGAGACTCTATTGAATTAGTTCCGCTTCTTATCATGGAGATGATATTTTTTTGCTTATAAGCTAAATGAGAGCGTAATAGCAttggaaaatttatatttagtacCCAGTTTGATATATGGTTATTCCTACTTGCAGTTACCTGCACTATGGTTTACTTGCTGCTCGAGCTGAGATTCTGAAGTTGACGGGAGAGCCTGGCAATCCATGCATATTAGCGGGTTATAATGGTATGTACAAGTTTACTTTACTGGATTTGGTGTTACTATCTTACTTCCCAATGAACCACCCCCTATGTTGCATGGATATGGGTACGGGTATCGTATCGAATACGATACAGATACAGCGATACggcaaattttgaaaatatNATATATATAATGTACATCTTCAGAGCAATtatctaaaaagaaaaaaaaaagttcaatttttttttgccgAAACGTGTACACTGCGTGTCCTTGTCGTGTCCGACTGGTCCATCCTAAAAAAGTCAACGACACGGATTTTACCTTATCCGACACGCGTATCCGTGTATCGTATCCGTGTTCGATATTTCAGAATTTTTATGTGTCCGTGATACATAGACCGGCCCCTTACTCCCTCTTGCTTTTCCCCCTCCAACTTTAGTTTTTTAGATTAATCACCTTTTAACTGAAATGTTATGGTTGGAAACATCACTCAAACAGTGTAGTCATGCCATAACAGAGAGAGAATCATGATTGGAGTCGGACAACTCAAGTCCGGGATTATTTTTTAATCTAGTATGGATCTGTGCTCTCTCAATTGCAGAAACCCAATAAGATCAAGGAGTATTCTCGAGGCTAAGATTCTTTTTGAACTGGCTTTCAACACTTTAGCATAAAATAAAAGGCATGATAGGTTCGTAGGGTACAAATAAATGGTGTAAATTAGTCTAGCTCAAGTTCAGAGTTTAGGAAattgaacttgattttgagCTCAAGCTCGGGTTCTCTAACTAACTTATGACCTCATGAACAACTATTTAGGAATCTCGAGCTCAAAAAATTCTTCAGTTTCACTGAGTTCGAGTTTAACCTGCTTGTCACTGTCGTGATTCGACTCAAATCACCTTACACCTTCAATAAAAACTAATGGGTAACGGTAGCCtctatagaaattttgagaaattCATCACTGAAGAATACACTCTTTGACTTTTAATTTTTGCCCATGTTTCTGCCGAGGTATGTGGTTAAAACATGTTAAAACCAGCTAATTGTGAGACTCTCTGTTTTTTGAGGAACATAGCAATGATATGTCAATGACAGGGTTGCTAAAGAAAGCTAATTGGGTTGCTAAAGAAAGCTAATTGCTGCTTTATCATGAAGTATTGGGATAAAATGCTGTGTAGTGTATATCTTCTCTTTTCTTTTCACTCTAACAGTAAGAAAGAGTGAATGACTTGATTTTTTTCACTCTAACAGTAAGAAATAGTATTGGGATAAAATGCTGTGTAGTTGATATTttaagaagaaagaaagaagtcTGTTGCGACCAGAGAGTTTTACTGTAATTGGAGTTGGAGTTGATTTTCCTTGATTCTGATGAAATCCTTAATACAATGCACATTGACTTATTAGAATGACTTATTTCTTAATGTTTTCTTTCGCTTACCCGGAGATGATCGAGAAGGTGGCATAAACATTAAAtggttttattataaaaattaaaatattaacaagtATGTAACAAATATATTACACCGAACGTTATAGTGCGAAAAACTATTAAGCATGGGGTGCTAGCGAATTGAATCACCCTCTGCTGTACTTTCCCTATTTGCTAATCAATTTTAAACTCTAGTTTTTTCGTTTTTAAGGTCCATACAAATATGGGAGAGAAGTTTTTAAAGCTTCGGCTTTGCCATCTGGTTCCAGCCTTGATAAATGTCGAGAAAATGCCCTGCATGCTCTGAAAGTTAATGAATCATCATGCACCCACATGAAATGTACATTTGGAGGTATATGGAATGGTGGGGGAGGAGATGGCATGAAGAATTTATTTGTTGCTTCATTTTTTTTCGACAGAGCCGTGGAGGTAAACAACTGAACATGACTTCTAAATTCGGAAGCTTGAacgaattttaaataaatttggtcATTTACTTAAATAGGCTGGTTTCGTCGATAAAAACTTGGCTGTTACAAAAGTTTGTCCTGCTGATTTTGAGGAAGCAGCTAAACGAGCTTGTGAAACCAGTCTCGAGGATGGCCAGCGTACATATCCTTATGTGGAACAAGATAACCTACCTTACTTGTGCATGGACCTTGTTTATCAATTTACACTGCTTGTTGATGGTTTTGGTAAGTAAACTTCCTCGAATTATTTTGGgaagttaaaaaaattgatcTGTTTAGCTCCATTTCTACATCAATCTCTGCTTTTATTATAACAGGTCTTGATCCTAGGCAAAAGATTACCTTGGTGAAAAAAGTTGAATATCAAGATTCTCTAGTTGAAGCTGCGTGGCCGTTGGGCAGTGCTATTGAGGCCGTCTCATCTCCGGTCTAACAAAAATGTAACGGTTCACATATGCTGTCGATCTTGGATATGCTTTGACTTATGAAACCTAGCCTTTGTAATATGGCATGGCCATGAAGTTCAGGACCAAAGTTTATCTTTGTGGACGAGCACAAGTAGAGATGAATAATCAAGCGGAGCatttatgattttttgtttctttttaacaTTTGGATTGAGCCATTGAGTTGTATGGGCTTTAAGCAAGTATTGGTGTACGTGATCCATTGAAAGCTTGGTAATTGGTAAGAATAGGCAATGTCAATTGATTAAAGGTTTGTAACAAGTTTACCCCATTTTTTGTTTCTACCTCTTTAACATTTTCAATGATTTTTTGGTCCATATTTTATCTCATGTGTGTCCATATACATTTAATGTAACaagtcaaaaataaaataataaatccaaATAAGCATAAAAGTTTTTTCAATGATGCAACAAACATGGGAAGCATATATTTTCCCAAATATAAAATCAgttgtttttccttttaatctatttttttaagcaattaaatctatgttttttttttttttaggtaaacccattgaattattattttgtttatgtcACGTCAGAATATATGGAATATTTCTCTAATAAAATACATAGAACCTACTTAATCTAAGGATTTGAATGATACATCAACCGATCAATGTCTGACACATCAACCGATCAATGTCTGACAATCTTTTGCTTTAAGAGTGATACTATCATGTAGatctaattttaatttgattatgtaggttcatatattttcatttttggaCCCATGggtttaatattattaattataaatttcatgtcattttaTAATTTCTctatacaattattattttcaagaaaaatataaaatttataatattttctttattcttttcaaattatggtGTGATACTTAAACATTAAAGTAATTCAATACattcaaatttattattctaAATATATCCTAAACC encodes the following:
- the LOC140979452 gene encoding apyrase 2-like → MEKMTKRNRQQQDSFSDKIQRWRGVILLLLVPLILISFVLFVGPSRPASDSIDFYSRKFSPDFLANKYAVIFDAGSSGSRVHVFCFNQQLDLVPMGKELELFRSIKPGLSHYASDPTAAADSLSSLLEEAEAAVPQELRRNTPVRVGATAGLRQLEGDASDRILQAVRDFLKNKGSLKSKSDWVTVLDGNQEGAYQWVTINYLLGNLGKKYSSTVGVVDLGGGSVQMAYAISEEDAAKAPRITGGEDSYVQEMYLNGRKYHLYVHSYLHYGLLAARAEILKLTGEPGNPCILAGYNGPYKYGREVFKASALPSGSSLDKCRENALHALKVNESSCTHMKCTFGGIWNGGGGDGMKNLFVASFFFDRAVEAGFVDKNLAVTKVCPADFEEAAKRACETSLEDGQRTYPYVEQDNLPYLCMDLVYQFTLLVDGFGLDPRQKITLVKKVEYQDSLVEAAWPLGSAIEAVSSPV